In Papaver somniferum cultivar HN1 unplaced genomic scaffold, ASM357369v1 unplaced-scaffold_114, whole genome shotgun sequence, a genomic segment contains:
- the LOC113328866 gene encoding cytosolic sulfotransferase 12-like gives MDPTHLQKLYALSRKGLKQLGQSDLTEEVENLLSSLPKQNGWLTSAPLYQYQNFWYPAVQLQALLNIQRNFQALDTDLVVVTNPKCGTTWLKALCFAVVNRFQFHFDNTTSKKSHPLLTNNPHILVPYLEYFYMIDQNPDLTCLSLSTTRLLSTHIPDASLPDSIKDSKCKLVYLCRDPKDTFISFWNFSSKLRPKNTEDISFEEAVEKFCEGVVDFGPFWDNVLGYWKMSLESPERVFFLKYEEMKKEPKTHLLKLAEFLGVPFSVEEENDGVPEEILKLCSFDNMSNLEVNKTGRIAGIGFSVYFRRGEVGDHVNHLTPGMIEQFDKITERKFLDSGLKF, from the coding sequence ATGGATCCAACACATTTACAAAAACTTTATGCTCTCAGTCGCAAAGGACTGAAACAACTAGGTCAGAGCGATCTCACCGAAGAAGTTGAAAATTTGTTATCTTCCTTACCGAAACAAAATGGATGGCTGACTTCAGCTCCTCTCTATCAATACCAAAACTTCTGGTACCCTGCTGTACAATTACAAGCTTTGTTAAATatccaaagaaattttcaagctCTTGATACTGATCTTGTGGTTGTCACAAACCCGAAATGTGGTACAACTTGGTTAAAAGCATTATGTTTCGCTGTCGTCAACCGGTTCCAATTCCATTTTGACAATACTACTTCCAAAAAAAGCCACCCTCTTCTTACAAACAATCCTCATATACTTGTTCCTTATTTGGAGTATTTTTACATGATTGATCAAAACCCGGATCTTACTTGTTTATCCTTAAGCACAACCCGTCTTTTGTCTACTCATATTCCTGACGCGTCATTGCCTGATTCCATTAAGGATTCAAAGTGTAAGCTAGTTTATCTTTGTAGAGATCCAAAAGATACTTTCATTTCATTTTGGAATTTCAGTAGCAAACTGAGACCCAAGAATACAGAAGATATTTCATTTGAAGAAGCTGTTGAAAAGTTTTGTGAAGGAGTTGTTGACTTTGGACCTTTTTGGGATAATGTTTTGGGGTATTGGAAAATGAGTTTGGAGAGTCCCGAAagggttttctttttaaaatatgagGAGATGAAAAAAGAACCTAAAACTCATTTGTTAAAGTTGGCAGAATTTTTGGGTGTTCCATTTTCagtagaggaagaaaatgatggaGTACCCGAGGAGATATTAAAGTTGTGTAGTTTTGATAACATGAGCAACTTAGAAGTGAACAAGACGGGGAGGATAGCAGGGATTGGATTCAGCGTATATTTCCGTCGTGGTGAAGTTGGAGACCATGTGAATCATTTAACTCCTGGAATGATAGAGCAGTTTGATAAGATCACCGAACGAAAGTTTCTTGATTCTGGTTTGAAATTTTAA